The DNA window TCCGGCGGAACTCTTGAGGTCATGGGATTACTCTTGGGAAAAGTAACGGCGAATACTATGCTCGTTATGGATTCGTTCGCTCTTCCCGTTGAGGGTACTGAAACTCGAGTCAATGCCCAGGCCCAAGCATACGAATATATGACCGCTTACATCGAGGCTGCTAAACAGGTAACGGTGAATCAATATTTTTGGGTTGTAAAATGTGCCAAGACTTTCACCTCCATTGGCTGAATCAATACTGATACATTCTACAACTGTCTTACAGAGTAGACAAAAAAATGGGACTGACGACATTTTTACAGGTTGCCCGTCACGAAAATGCCATCGGTTGGTATCACAGTCACCCGGGTTACGGATGCTGGTTATCAGGAATTGACGTCTCCACTCAGAtgttgaatcaaaattttcaagaaccATTCGTAGCGATTGTAATTGACCCTGTTAGAACTATTTCAGCTGGAAAAGTATGCCTTGGAGCTTTCAGAACATATCCCAAggttaatataataaatgattTGAACACAATTACTAGGAAATTATACCTGAATTTGTTTGATTTAATCATTTTCGTGCCGTTTAATTCCCACAGGGTTATAAACCACCCAACGACGAGCCATCAGAGTACCAAACAATACcgttgaataaaatcgaagACTTTGGAGTACACTGCAAGCAGTACTATTCCTTGGAAGTAACGTATTTCAAATCCTCCCTTGATCGTCGACTGCTTGATTCTCTCTGGAATAAGTACTGGGTTAACACGTTGAGCTCATCCAGTTTGTTGACGAATGCCGACTACACGACTGGACAGATATTTGATCTTTCCGACAAACTGGAACAGTCTGAAGCAGCACTTGGTCGAGGAAACATGCTCGCCGCAACTAATGATCCTTACGACCGTCGGAGCGAGGACAAACTCGTCAAGACGACAAGAGATAGCTGTAAAACTACAATTGAAGTTATACATGGTCTTATGGCTCAAGTTATCAAAGATAgacttttcaatcaatttggAACCGGTAAAAAAGACTCTTAAGCTTATTTTCTCTTACAGTGCAGTTTTTCTATTGTATATCTATTAttaaaaagataaataaataataatattgtgaTTTGCAACAAATTTACTATGTTCAATACGAAAATCATTCCAATCATAATGAGAATATTACAAATCAGAGGTGATAATGTAACTGGTTACCAAATCGTAACTACTTCTGTCCctatacattattttatttaaaaatgcaAAGTTTACTAgatgtcaaaatttttataagaaTCTGTTATGACTTTGTAGTATCCTACTCCACATATATTCCAATGAATTATGACTTGTACAGTTGAAGCTGCTGAGTTGCAGTAGTATATTCATGAATTCACACACAGGCACAAACTTCccaataaattcattttgtcTTTCAGCGCAGTGCTTTTAAACAGTAATTACAGTAACAAGTCAAAGTTTTATGTAATACAAAGTAACAGTATTCAATTATTGTGgaataaaaatacgttttattttcacacctTGACTCACTAAAAAGTATATACAGCATCTTTATCATTATCCATTATTATTGTAACCGataaatatacacacatttacacataggtatgtacatacatatatttataaatgcgtatatatttatataaaactCAAATAATTATGAGAACAAGTAGGCAGGGTTCATCCCTATTGGAGGGCTGAAACTTCTTTGTCAACATAATCATGCATACACTCAGTTACACGTATCCTGCAGATTAACTGCAATCACCCGTTACGAACACAATTCACAAGGGACGGACCTAATATACGAAAAATCCTAACTACCGATAAAATCGGTGCAATAGTGCATGTCCATAATCCTTTGTAACCAAGCAGTAACTTAAAGTTACAagattatgttttttttttgtaaatttatcttTACAATACTTTAAGTACAACCTTGCCATTAATATTTAATTGCCAATTTCCAGGCACATATATGATTTCTTTCAACTACAGCTCAACTGACATCATAATTACCTCTCTCTGCCTTTCGATAAACAACACTTAAGCAAATATTGAAGcaaaatcttctttttttttttgaatttgcaaaaGTGCCTAACGCAACGATGTAAGCATACAACagcgataaaataaatattatacgtattcaTACATTATATTGAACGCGTGAATTAGCGATTCATTGGTGCAGctaaatgaatatataataacaaatattaaaaattatagtcCAAATACAGTAATAGTGGAGACGAGGTATGATAGAATTTAAATGTAGCAGAATCCAGAGAGAGGAAAAACTTGGGATTGTCAGGGGGATTCGGTACAATACAATGCTGTAATTTATAAAGGGAATCCTCGGTCTTCAAGACCTTAATAGTTCCCGCATTTgttacgtacatacgtataatttgGGATGTAAAATTATGACATGAGTAGCAAATGTTTTAATATTCAGTCCTCAGCCCtccaatgataataattaatcaaggATTCTACGTCTAACAAGGATTCTAGCAACTCATTCCTATTAGTAGGGTGAATCGCATTAAATCATTTTATCCAACATAACTTGATAGATAGTTATAATTGTACATAAAACGATTGTAGCAATGTTATTTacgataattaacaaaattatCATACACGTAGTACTACAAATATCCCTCCCCCCTGGCCCCCTgccaaaaattaaaaataaacaaaaaaaaaaaaaaaaaaaaaaaaaacaatgttcaTGAGCCccaattatttattgtatataatatagtcACGTTTGGCATGACAATTTCTATCTAATATGTACAAAGTAATTGAGttcattttcaatcaaaacGAAGAAGGGAAAACCGAGTCAAGTATCAAATCAACAGAGCGGGGCAATATATTGTGGATGGTTGTGAGAGTAGTAAAAGATATTATAAAAACAAGCACCCTTCACCCGCACTTTCCAATCGACTCGTCTTCgcagataataatatttttttctcttcttctctaaATGTTTCACCATTTTGATTCCCTTACTTGATGTGGCAACTTAAAGCGAATCGTATCGACGATTCCTCTGCGAGTTTAATCGTCACCGAAGTTCATAGTTAAACTACTATAATTTGCAGTGATTGAACTCTGTGCACCTGTACGTGTTATCATTAATCATGGCGACAATACACTTAATTTCAATGGTCAAATCGTATATGAAAGTAATCGATGtccaaatataaaaattcaatttttacgttttctttttgcaattttgttttGTATCGTCAATAATAAATAGCTAATGCAAGTCATGAggtaaatattcaaaaatttcattgtaatGAATTTACTGcgttattttgatttttgatgtTTCATCTTATAAATACATGCTTGCATAGCGTAACATAATCCATGTTTTGTATtgctttcaaaaaattcataaggGAATAAATCCGGTATCACAGTAATAATactaatgataataataataataattttacacgttattattaatatagtGGTATCttatattgatttttataGTACATACACAACGGTTCTTCTTGCGTACACGTGGCGAGTTAGAGCGACCAATCCtgtaaaaattcttgaaattttttttacaaatattattttgaatcttCTTTCTCCGCAGGCTTTGTTGTCAGATTCACTCGTATCACATTTCAcagatttttcttattattatcatttgttttttgttgctttttttcctttcattgtTTTATAACCAACGATCAGGTATAATTTgagaatataaatttcttatatgtatatctatataccaTGAGCCTTTTGTTACACTCGTCCAGTTCAATTTGATTGTTAGGTGATCGTGGAGGTGAGACGGTGTGGGGAGGGGTTCTTCAGTCTGATCAGACTTGTATGATTAGGCAGACATATGTACAATTGGTTTTTCTATAGTGTCTTGTCACTGCCATGCCAGCGGCGGAAAGTTGTTCACCTCCGTTTGTTCCAATACGGGCCCCGAATCTCCCGTATACGAAATACGCAATCGCATCCTAAGCGCTGCCTGTAGTTTGACATAGTTGAAGGAAAAAACGTTTATCAGATAGTCCTAGTATCGATTAGAATTACCACACGAGTCACTAAAAAGTACAGTTTCTTCTGTCACGCATTAAAATACACGGAAATGTATTTCAGATGTGATTTTCATTTACTCAACAGTTAAATAATTACTAGATTATCATGTTCGTGAATTATTCTGATTGGAACAGCAATGCGTCTTGGAAAAATAGATTACTTTTTATGAGACTCGTTTGAAGCAATAAATTTCTCTGAACGATACTGTAGACTTACTTTGTTGATGTTTGTTACTTTCATAACTTGAGTTACTTGACCCAATGGAGGTATGACGGTGCCTGAAGGTGACAGCATTTGTAATTGGAATGTCTAAAAAAGTTTTAGGGAATTGATTTACCATTTCTTTCAGAATCTAAATAAGGTTTACAATGAATTCATACCTTGGGAACTGCGGCTTGGAATAAGAATTCGGTCAGTTCCATAGAACCAACATTTTGAGCCAACATGTTGATCACCAACAAGTCTGGAGTCTCTGATGGTCGCTCTAATTTGAGTACGATTTTAAGGCCTAATTTATCAAAGGCAACCAGACTTGGTATTtctgtaaagaaaaaaattacttattttccatcgataataaaaagtcttaatttaaaaaaatatactcatGCTGCAAGTTACGAACCATTTTGAACCGGGGACGAGTTGAGAAGGCCATCGACAAGGAAATTGGACGTATTGGTTGGGCTAAAGATTTGTGGAGTCGATTGGACCTGTGGAAAAGAAGGCGGAGCTGAAATAGGTGTGCTCAGATCTAACCCTCCAAGTAGATCGAGAAGGTCATTGTTATTAATGACTGGCGCCGCAGTAACTGGAGTATTGTTATCCACCACAGCTGGGATTTCAGTATCAAATTCCGAACTTCCAAGCAAATCCAGCAGAGCGCTCTGTAAAAGAAATGCAAAATGAATACATAATTACAATCTTCATCCTGAATAAGGTTCATTGATGTCTACAGTAGGAATAATTCAACTTACCGAGTCTGATGGAGCAGCAACAGGTAGCTGTTCCAAAATCATAGTTTTATCTTCCTCGATTTCAGACTCTCCGTTAACTAATCCGATGATTCCATTTGCCTGTGGTTTGGCAGTCTCCATAGGAGGCATTCTTTCCAGTAATGCGGTCCTCAAGTGTTCATATTTTCTAAATAACTGCGAGAATTCAACTCCGCGTTGCTGAAGCTCAATGTGTAAATTGCTCCCAAACGTATCAATaatttgtcgaatttttctgtaaaatgaAAGTGGCATACTGCATCGTGTTACTTTggtagtaaaataaaaaacataacTGGGACATACATAACgataaaattagatttttaagagaaaaaaaataaaaataagaaaagaaaagaaacaaccATAGTTCGCCACACCAGCTGTAATAACTCGCGAGATTACTCTGTTCTAATGTGTTAAAAATCGTGTGTCTGAGATTAAATTTACTCTTGCCTTGAGCACTTTCAAAGTGGCTgaatacaaaagaataagCAACTATACTTACTCGTTGCCTTGTTGGAAACGAGTGCTGAGTTTCGTGAGTGACAGTAAAGTGTACTGTTTCGTGACTACGGTATTTTGTGGGCTCCACAGTAACCTTTGATAGACATCAATGACTTCATCTTCAGTAAGCTGGCAAACACGTAGACAGGTATAAAGGTTAGCCATGAATTCCACGCCTTCTGGGTCAAATCAATAAGTATGACCATTAACCTGATCTTAATTCCCTCTAAATTTAACTCACATTTACAGGTGCCTCGACGTCTTCACTTGGCGGACCATAAAGTAACAAATCACCGTACTCCCCGATGCACCAAGTCGCCACTTGAGCCAATGGCTGCTTATCGGCAGTATCCCTTTCCAAAGCGCGCCAAAGTGCACAAACCGCATATCCTTGCTGTGCCTGTGCCTCCGATATCAACTGAATTGTACAAGCGACGACGTCATCTCTCACGTAATTGCCGGCCTGAGAACAAACGAGTTCTATAATAGAGCAtcgataatttattaaaaaacagtTCTGACGAgttaaaaatctttcaaatcTCATAGTAACTTCACGTCCACTCATTTCTTTGGAACACTATTCACTCACTGCGACTAAAACTTTGAAGAGCGTTTCAAGGTGCCAACGTTTGTTAGGAGCAAATCTTTCCGCCGACATGACGATGTTGCTACTACATTGAGCTTTGAATTCAGGATCGGCTCGTTCTAGAAAGAGCAATAATTCTTTCATCATAGTTCTTATGTTGTTTGAGTTCACTAGAGCGAAGCTAAGCTCCATTGCACGCCGCCTTATCGAAACATCAGGATCCTTTAGGCACTcctgcaaatttattttatgttgTGAAATAAAAGCATGTGTCGTATGGATATTTAGGATAAAGGAACGAAAATCGACATACCAAAATTGTGGAACGGTGTCTCTGCACAGCACTCGTATCAACATACACAGTCTTCAAAAGGGTGTTTAACGCGACgtaacgaatatttttatcgttattcaataaaaatctACCGAGAATATTGACGGCCAGAACTCTCAAGCCGCTCTCTGACTTTATATCCATAATAGACAGAACCGTTTCATACAATATCGTATTTCCAACGTTCTTACTGGTTTCCGTGTTTGTTGCCACTTGTGCCAGGATATCATTCATAGCTTCCGATGCATCGACATCGTTTCTTCCCAAAATTCGTAAAAGTCGCAGAATTTTCACTTGAAGGAAAGGATCTGATACTCCAGATACGTCGTGCTCTGGAGAATATCCAGCAAGTATTAAATTCTTTAAAATCCGTACGAGGTTGGGAACAATCTGAAataaacagattttttttcctcacaatttgtatacataaatGTGTATTAAAACagtaatatataatgtaaaacactattttttaacattatttGCGACACATATTGacatatattttacatacCTAAAAAGTAAACAGCAATAGAAATGAAAGGTAATTGAAGCAGATGATCTTTGCTTTAACAGatcatatttaaatttataacaaaattttgctaTAATTGATTAAATGAGACGATCAATCAACCGTTCAATCAAGTTCATTCGCTGTTCAATATTAACTAGTAATGTTTTACTATTTGATTACTTATAGCAGCGTTTTGCAATGCATATAAAAACATATAACCGGAAGTTTTCGCAGTGTACAACCGCCGAATACCAGGAAGTTATAAAGAGTCTGCTTTGATTAGATCACTTTGAATTCTCGGTTGCGGATCAAAATGGAAAGCAACTGGCTCACGACAGTTAACTGTTGATCGTTAGTATACACTATTTGTATTtaaagtatgaaaataattcttacaGTAAAGTAAGAACTTCGGTTCAGGATCATAGCAAGATAACATAAAATTCAAACTATGTACGAGGATAAACCAAGAGAGAAACTGTGCCATGCCTAACATGCACTAACAcagtatatttcaaaataatttacctCTCGATGGCCGCATTCCTAAATAGGACAAAACTTAATTTAAGGATCATTGAAGTAGTGAAACTAGTGAGTTATTCATTACTATACTCACAGCTGACGATAATGATAGGTAACACAACATTCAATGCATGCTTGATTGGTTCAGATAACATTAGAAATCAGGAATTACAGAAAAATGACGTCGGACAGAAATCGTGTATTGTCAATGCAAAAATACTTTGTAGGGTAGTCTTTTTCACGCCGAGAATTCTACTATTCGATCAGCAAAAATCACATTTTCCTCACCTTTTTGAAATGATTCAAAGTGTCAATGCTGTTTTCACACATTTCCGTAATCAGAGTAACTCCGGTGATTAAAACGCCGTGATTCTTTTCCGTAAGTAGACTGCGAGTGGCTGGCAAAAACATTTCCATCAACTCGGGGACACGTCTGATTATTCTGAACGCGCACAGGGCTgctttttttctaatatatGCATTGGGCGATTTCATAAGCCTCTCGACTTCAGCTGCCAGATCTCTTGCCATCTCTGGTGATGCGattgcacctagagtgcacAGGGCAAGCCCAATTACGAACTGTGTAGAACTGTTCAAATCGCTGTAAGAACGTCgagatattattttcatcgttcGCATCTCGTAATGCTaagagagtgaaaaatgttgtatTGCTCAGGTGCGACAGGTGTTTGTTAGATTCTGGTTTTCATTTCAAGTTTGCTATTAAAGCAACAAGTTCTATGATGTTTATAGAATGAAATGCAGCTTCCTcaataatgaaagaaagaaaaagacgaatgttataaataaaaactcaTTCAAGAGTTGAGAGAATGATATTTCATCCTCTCAACGCACAATCAAAATCtggtaaaatatattttctgcCCTAATGATCACTTCTTATACTTGCTTTTTCAGACAGTTGGTAATCAAAAGGTGAACATCTTGTCGCTCGTCGAGCAGCAGCATAGCCCCAAGATAGCCGATTCTTTTGTCTGTAAACCTCGGCGACGCTATCAGCTTCAAACATTCGAGCTGTCCAAAATGCGCCGGATATCTGTGAATTTGATTGAAGCAAATTTTCAGCTTCAGAAGTTATTCCGATCTTCTTATAacgaagaataaatttttacagacCCCAACATGTGAATGTAAAGCAGTTTGGCAATGTTGCGACACCTCCAGACGCTGTCCTCCTCCCTGAACGTCGATCGAATGTATGCGCATTCTTTGTTGACAACTGTACGTTCTTCAGCGGCAGTTCTTGCCGCTCGTATTTGTCTGATCAAATCGCGGAGGCGTGTAGGAGCTGGCATTCTCACTGTCGAAACTTTTAAATTAACATTATGTTATCAGTGCACTGTGTTAGCTGGGCGGCGGTGCGTTAGTGTAAAAAGCTAAGCACTGCACTGGACGAACTAATCGCTGCATTACAGGGACGTGATTGGACACATAAAATCTGTGCgatatattcaattttaaaatagTGGCGACTATAGGACTGTGCGAATAAGAGTCATAAACTTCTGAAACGATCGTTGACTTTATTCAGAGCTTTGCCAAGTTCCAGAGATACAAAAGCCTGAATGAATCAGGCGTGTGGCAGTAATTGAAGATTCAAAGGatgaatcatttttcgaaaagaaaGTACCTGcatatttcattgaaaatatctgGTACAAGCCTTGACAAAGCTCTGCATTCGATTTACTAAAAGAAATCCTCTGGCActttaaaatttgtaaaagaGCTACAAACCGAAGCAAATATTGAACGGAGTAAAAAAGCTTGAAAGAAGTTCTCTGTAAGCTCAGAATAAGCaggatataaaaaatcaaataccACACTCTGAATTCCAATTTCACAATCACTATAAATATAAGCTCATAGTACAGAAGCTGATGACATTGAGGAAGAGAAAATAGATCATACATTACGCAGATGTAAAAGAAATTGATGGGAATTATAAATCTAGTTAGCGAGTGTGACGCCGAAGCTCATCTTTAGgttcttttgcttttttctctATTCTAATTGCAACCTGGGGACGTGTGTAAAAAGCTAGGGAAGGATGATCAATCGCACAATCCGGGATACCCACCTCGCTCAACAGCCTCGTTGATAGCCTGCTTTATGGAGGCCATATTGAAGGCTGGGTTAAACCTGAAAAAGTCACACCATGCTGGTTTAGAAAGCACACTATAAATGTCTTTTAGTTCAACTTAGTAATATCTATCTACATGCATTGACACCTTTAGTACCCAATCGTTTTTTGATCGCATTAGAACTTgacacagtttttttttttaattcgaggAATTGGAAAAGGAAGATAACAATCCGATGCAAAATGAAAACCTCCAAGTAGTGATAAGAAATAATCGATTGTTAGATAAATTAACCAAGTTTAAAATCAATGTCAACGAGTTGAGATTTTATCTATAACACAGTATTTCATctgttataataatatgataacGTATTCAGGTTGTCCTATTTAATCCCCACTGCTCTCTATTTTTAGATTCTCTTATAGAAGAATGGTTCAATAGttcttgaaattcaaaaaatatgtcgactgtaacaaatttttgcaattataaacaagatcaataaaataaagtcACAGCTTCttccgaaaaatttatttcagtaaTTATCTGTAGAACTCTTTTTTTGCAATCGAGTGGAGAAAACTGTCCGAATTGAATACAATAGGAttaagaacaaaaaaacacgagaagaaaattaaaagaatcattttcaaatcaaccaacaaatttgaaaagaaatctACTCTTTCCAAaactttttaaataaataaaatcaattaaagatagaaaaatgttgactattgtaaaaataaattggcatATAATTTGCTCTACTTATTTTATACcattgaaaaaacttttagaAAGTAAATATACGTTATTTCAATAAGAAAATAGTAGTAGTCTTATTACAGActatgttaaaaatttttcaacagagATTAAAGGAAGGACTGTACGCAAGGGCTGAATACAATAAAATTCGAATCAAACAAACATTTGTACGGAACGAAATActgaaatgaacaaaaaaataaataaaattacccATGTTCTGAGGCATTCATGATTTCTCAACACCGTTTagaaattgtgttttttttttttgttttcggcTGGCAGCTATAGCAACAAACTGGATTACTGCAGCAGGCTGTTAACCACTCGACACACACACTCTTTACTCCTTTGTATCGCCGCTATGCTCCTGTTAGACATAtcgtatttgttttttttatggttACATCGGCGTTATTCCTTTTGATATCAAACTCAGGGACAGGGCATGGGGGTTACAATCTTAATTGTACGTTAAACGCAAGCTTTGTATGTACCTATTCACATGTCTCTATAACAATAAACAGAGTCGACATACATTTAGGAAGCATGTGTGAGTTTATATGCGTACGTGTCTGTATTACATAACAGAAACATTCGCATCTTCCAAGATTAATTTCCCGACAAATATATCACACCATTTACTCTGCTATTTCTGTCAacataatattatttgtttacattAAATACTTGtcagttttagatttttcattctacGCAAGAAATTGGCAATGTTTTGAAAGGCTTGAAAATTATGTTTAATGTAAGATGCTGATGAGTTACTCGAGTTTACTATGTTTTATGATTTGCAGGTATAAAATGTCGGAAAATAAGAGTGGCTAAAAACAAACTCAAACTGTGTGAAACTAATCTTGTattgtaggaaaaaaaaatgaaaaaataaaaaagaaaagataccGCCGAGAAGAGTGAAAGATAATAGAAGAAAAGAATTGACTAACTTTGACGCTAATCGATGTTGAATAATGCGAGTGTGGCATGTAAAGAGTAGTGGGCGTTAGATGCGAAGGTTAGCTTTTGGTAAGCTGTCAAATGTGTGCGTAGAATTGGTAAATCACATCGAATAAACTACGGTGGAAAAAGAATCGGGCGAAACCGAAGGTTGCAGGTGTACAAGATCGTTGAAAAGCGAGGTTGAGCATgtaaaatacatacatacggcAGTTATAAGCAGGCAGGTGAGAAGAGTTTTTGTCCAGATGCACACGGTGGTGTCAAACGACGGAAACGTGTCAATCGCCACCGTGTCACCTAACTTCACCTGACGAATGAGATTTTGAGGTGAGAAAAAAGACAGGAACAAACCGATGCACGGATCCGAATGAAAGACACACCACTCAAAGAGAAACACGGGAGGACGGAAAGGCACTGATCGGCAACTCCTCTCGACTCTCGAGCCGTGTATAACTTGGAATTGGAACTGCGAGTAGGTACAAACGCGAGTTTAGTGAACCACTCGTCGAACAATGCCGCACCTGCCCTGCCGAAACTCTGTTCCACTTTCCAGCTCACTAGTCAACTTTGATCACTGGATAATGTATTCGATCGAGGTTTTCTAACGTTGATACCTACCGCCTACCACAGAGTTCGAGACCAGAATCGTATTGTTGTGGGCGAAGGGTGGTGTGTTGTTTTAAATCATTAGAGGAGGAAAGAAAGGGACGAtaaaggaaagagaaaatttgacgaaaagaaaaaaatggcaaaCAATAGTGGAACAGGGGTATTTATCACGAATCGATTATCGGGGCATCAAGGCGATCATTATTAATCGCGCATATGTTAAATTACGCCGCCGACCCACCCCGAACGTACGACAAAACACTCGCTTGTCTGCAATTCACCAATCTACACTAAACCAACGAACTAATCTCCGCCGTCAGCCATACGTGCAGTGTTGCCAGATTAGCAGAATCCTACTAAATTTATGAGGAATTGGAAGCTTCCggagaaaaaatatctagGAGTTTTTTCAGGAcgaatttcaagaattttcagATTTATGCTTCGCTCGTCGactgttacaatttttactgactttatttgttatttttctatgCGACAAGTACGGTGAGCGAAAGGCGACCACTTGCGGGGGGGATGAGATTCTATCGGTAAAGCAAATTCCAGAATTGCTGGTAGGGTCTAAgctgaatttcaaatattatagGAACAGCTTATTCTGAAAGGTGAATATTATTTCTACGTGTCAATCATATGCATGATATCGTGCAAACTTGATTCAAGGTCATTctgtcatttaaaaattttaggaGGAAATTTGGGAAGATTTTCTTTGTGGGTTAGGAGATTCTAGGAGAATTTCAAAGTTACCCTAGGAGATTTCTGCAACAGTCATCTGGCAACACTGCATACACGAAAACTAAGATGGCGGGACGGCCTCAATTAACGTTGGTGGTCGGCGGTACATCGCTTATTTAACAAAATTGGGCACATGCTTTACAGGTTATACGTTCGCACCGTTATTAAAGCGACACGCTTCACTTGATactgcatttttttaataaatcttccCTATCATTCGACCCTTGATACATCGCTGGAGGGTAATAAAGGTGTCATTGCACAACGTAGTTGACTTGCTCTGGTATTTCATACCTATATGCGGTTGTCGTTTGAGGGCtatgaaaaaactgaaacgaTCACTTAATGAATTCCTGTAGttttgttaataaattttgCTCCCGGGGTAATTGCATGTACTAATTGTGTACAATGGTATCTCTAACGAAACGATCGTAGAAACTATTAAAAACCGATCACGCTACGAACCGATCATCAATATGTTCGTATAAGTAAAAACTAGACTGTAAGTTGGTACATTGCAACGCAATGCATGTTTTgcatatttcatttcatcaatCAGCTTCATCAATACGCGATATTTTTCGTTATCTTGTACCGTATCACCAACGATTGGATGTATCGAGCATCTGTGATTCATGCAGACGCGTCACACCTTTGCATTCATACTTCTCTCCCATTTATCTCGACGCGTGTATTTTATCattgcttctttttttctcctccctgaatttttttcccttctcccCATATCGG is part of the Neodiprion virginianus isolate iyNeoVirg1 chromosome 5, iyNeoVirg1.1, whole genome shotgun sequence genome and encodes:
- the LOC124304478 gene encoding AP-1 complex subunit gamma-1 isoform X8, encoding MASIKQAINEAVERVSTVRMPAPTRLRDLIRQIRAARTAAEERTVVNKECAYIRSTFREEDSVWRCRNIAKLLYIHMLGYPAHFGQLECLKLIASPRFTDKRIGYLGAMLLLDERQDVHLLITNCLKNDLNSSTQFVIGLALCTLGAIASPEMARDLAAEVERLMKSPNAYIRKKAALCAFRIIRRVPELMEMFLPATRSLLTEKNHGVLITGVTLITEMCENSIDTLNHFKKECGHREIVPNLVRILKNLILAGYSPEHDVSGVSDPFLQVKILRLLRILGRNDVDASEAMNDILAQVATNTETSKNVGNTILYETVLSIMDIKSESGLRVLAVNILGRFLLNNDKNIRYVALNTLLKTVYVDTSAVQRHRSTILECLKDPDVSIRRRAMELSFALVNSNNIRTMMKELLLFLERADPEFKAQCSSNIVMSAERFAPNKRWHLETLFKVLVAAGNYVRDDVVACTIQLISEAQAQQGYAVCALWRALERDTADKQPLAQVATWCIGEYGDLLLYGPPSEDVEAPVNLTEDEVIDVYQRLLWSPQNTVVTKQYTLLSLTKLSTRFQQGNDMPLSFYRKIRQIIDTFGSNLHIELQQRGVEFSQLFRKYEHLRTALLERMPPMETAKPQANGIIGLVNGESEIEEDKTMILEQLPVAAPSDSSALLDLLGSSEFDTEIPAVVDNNTPVTAAPVINNNDLLDLLGGLDLSTPISAPPSFPQVQSTPQIFSPTNTSNFLVDGLLNSSPVQNEIPSLVAFDKLGLKIVLKLERPSETPDLLVINMLAQNVGSMELTEFLFQAAVPKTFQLQMLSPSGTVIPPLGQVTQVMKVTNINKAALRMRLRISYTGDSGPVLEQTEVNNFPPLAWQ
- the LOC124304478 gene encoding AP-1 complex subunit gamma-1 isoform X5, encoding MFNPAFNMASIKQAINEAVERVSTVRMPAPTRLRDLIRQIRAARTAAEERTVVNKECAYIRSTFREEDSVWRCRNIAKLLYIHMLGYPAHFGQLECLKLIASPRFTDKRIGYLGAMLLLDERQDVHLLITNCLKNDLNSSTQFVIGLALCTLGAIASPEMARDLAAEVERLMKSPNAYIRKKAALCAFRIIRRVPELMEMFLPATRSLLTEKNHGVLITGVTLITEMCENSIDTLNHFKKECGHREIVPNLVRILKNLILAGYSPEHDVSGVSDPFLQVKILRLLRILGRNDVDASEAMNDILAQVATNTETSKNVGNTILYETVLSIMDIKSESGLRVLAVNILGRFLLNNDKNIRYVALNTLLKTVYVDTSAVQRHRSTILECLKDPDVSIRRRAMELSFALVNSNNIRTMMKELLLFLERADPEFKAQCSSNIVMSAERFAPNKRWHLETLFKVLVAAGNYVRDDVVACTIQLISEAQAQQGYAVCALWRALERDTADKQPLAQVATWCIGEYGDLLLYGPPSEDVEAPVNLTEDEVIDVYQRLLWSPQNTVVTKQYTLLSLTKLSTRFQQGNDMPLSFYRKIRQIIDTFGSNLHIELQQRGVEFSQLFRKYEHLRTALLERMPPMETAKPQANGIIGLVNGESEIEEDKTMILEQLPVAAPSDSSALLDLLGSSEFDTEIPAVVDNNTPVTAAPVINNNDLLDLLGGLDLSTPISAPPSFPQVQSTPQIFSPTNTSNFLVDGLLNSSPVQNEIPSLVAFDKLGLKIVLKLERPSETPDLLVINMLAQNVGSMELTEFLFQAAVPKTFQLQMLSPSGTVIPPLGQVTQVMKVTNINKAALRMRLRISYTGDSGPVLEQTEVNNFPPLAWQ